The Longimicrobium sp. genomic sequence CGTGTCCCTCCGCTGCGCTCCGGGCCGGGCTGCGCGCGCCGTAGGGCACGATACCGCTGTGCCCAACGGCGCCGGGCCCGCGTCGGCCGAAACTGCCCGGCCGCCACGGTCCCGGCCCTGTCGGGCGCGCATCCCTCACGCGGGGGTCTCGCTCGGGCGCCGGCATCGCGAGTGCCTGAAGACACTCGCTGGAACCACGGAAAGCCTCGCAAACCCCGCGAGGCTTCACCCGCCGCCCCTTCGCTCCGCATCCGGTCGCGCGAAGCGCCGAGGTGTTTCCCCTCTCCCGCAGTCTGGGAGAGGGGAGCGCGACCCCTGGTCGTGAGGAACGAACGACCAGGGGTCGCGCGGGGGAGAGGGCCCCTCCGTCAGATTCACTCCGATCAGGCCGTTCTCTTCCTCGCGGCACGCCGGAACGGAAGGCGGCGCGGAAGGCCGCGGCGTGTAGTATGTTGTCCCCGGACCTTTTCGACAGGGGGAGCCTCGCCATGCCTGAACCCGCCGGGCCGCCGGCCGACGACGCCGGGCCGATCGTGCTGTACGACGGCGTGTGCGGCCTCTGCAACCGCTCGGTGCAGCTCATCCTGCGCAACGACCGGCGCGGGCGCTTCCGCTTCGCCGCGCTGCAGTCCGACGCCGGGAAGGCCATGCTGCGCGAGCACGGGATGCCCGAGGACGCGCTCGACACCGTGGTCCTGGTCGAGGGCGGGCGGGCGTACCGCAAGTCGCGCGCGGCGTGCCGCATCGCGCGGCGGATGGACGCGCCGTGGCCGGTGCTCTGGCCGCTGCTCGTGGTCCCCCGGCCGGTGGCAGACTTCTTCTACGACCTGGTGGCCAGGCACCGCTACCGGATCTTCGGGAAGACCGAGGCCTGCATGCTCCCGCCGCCCGAGGTGCGCGCGCGCTTCCTCGGCTGACCCGACCGAACCGCTTCCGCGCCGGAGCCCCCCACCCGGGGCACGTCGGCACTCCGGCGCCGGACCCTCGCGACCCGCCGACCCACCCGGAGAAGCATGACCTCCACCCGCCGCACGACTTTCGCGCTGGCGCTGCTCGCCATGGCCGCACTCCTCCCCGACCCCGCGGCCGCCCAGCGGCAGCCGCAGCCGCGCACCGTCCGCGTCCCCCCGCTCTACCCGGGCTACCGCGGGGGCCCGGTCCGCGCCGACACCGGGGGCGACAGCACGGGCTTGCGCTTCCGCCTCTCCCCCGGCGCGGGCGCGCGGCCCTACGCCGCGGCCACGGCCGAGGGGCGGCGCCTCACCGACGACGAGGCGCGGCGCCTGTTCGAGCGGCTCCCGCCGCTCGTCGACCAGGCCTCGCCCGCGGACTCGTTCGCCTTCCCCGCGGCCACCTTCCCGGCGCCGCGCACGGGGCGCACGGTGCTGGCCGCCTTCCCCCCGCGCGACTCGCTCGCCGCCGGGCGCCCGGCCACGACCGGGACCGCCGCCCTCTCCGTGGTCCGCCGCGCGCCCGAGGGCGAGGTGGAGACCGGCGCCGAGGTGACCGTCTCGTTCTCGCAGCCGATGGTCCCCCTGGCCTCCGTGGGCGAGCTGGCCGGGCGCGAGGTGCCGGTGCGCCTCGCCCCGCAGCCGCCGGGGCGCTGGCGCTGGATCGACGTGCGCACGCTCAAGTTCGAGCCCGCCGGCCGCCTGCCGATGGCCACCGAGTTCGCGGTGGAGGTCCCCGCCGGCACCCGCTCCGCCGCGGGGCGCGCGCTCGCCGAGCCCGTCCGCTGGACCTTCGCCACCCCGGCGCCGATCGCCACGGGCGGCTTCCCGTACGGCGGCCCCGCCGGGCTGGAGCCGGTCCTGATCGTCGCCTTCGACCAGCGCGTCGACCCCGCCGCCGTGCTGCGCACCGTCCGCCTGTGCGCCGCCGGCGCCGAGGTCCCCGTCCGCCTGGCGACGCAGGCGGAGATCGACGCCGACGCCGAGGCGAAGGCGCGCGTGGCCGGGCTCGACCCGGCGCGCTGGATCGCCTTCCGCCCCGCGCGGCCCCTCCCGCCGGACGCGCCGGTGGTGGTCTCCATCGGCCCCGGCACGCCCTCGGCCGAGGGGGCGCGGCGGACGGACGCGGAGCAGGCGTTCGAGTTCCGCACCTACGGGCGCCTGCGGGTGGAGCGCTCGGTCTGCAGCTGGGGAGGCCCGTGCCGGCCGGGGATGCCGTGGAGCATCCAGTTCAACAACCCGCTGGACGAGGGGGCGTGGCGCGACGAGTGGGTGCGCGTGGAGCCCGCGCTGCCGGGGCTGGAGATCCAGGTCTACGGGAACAACCTGATGATCCGCGGCCGCGCGCGCCCGAACACCCGCTACACCGTGCGGCTGGACCCCGCCGTGCGCGACCGCTTCGGGCAGACGCTCGGCGCCGCGCGGACGGTCTCCTTCGACGTGGGCGCCCCCGAGGCGCAGCTGGTGGGGCCGGACCGGCTGGTGGTGCTGGACCCGCTCGGCTCGCGCTCCGTCTCGTTCCTCAGCCACGACTTCCGGCGGCTGCGCGTGCGCGTGCACCGGGTGGCGCCGGAAGACTGGCCCGCGTTCGCCCGCCTCGAGGGGCGGCGCGAGGACGGCCGCCCCGCCGCGCTCCCGGGCACCTCCGTCGTCGACCGCACCATCACCATCGACGCCGGGCCCGCCGAGACGCGCGAGACCTTCGTCGACGTCTCCCCCGCGCTCACCGGGGGGCTCGGGCACGCGGTGGTGGCCGTGGAGGCGGTGGAGGGGGGGACCCAGCAGGAGCGGCGGCAGGCGTCGTACGTCTGGGTGCAGTCCACCCGCATCGGCCTCTCCGCGTACGCCGACCCCGAGGAGCTGCTGGGGTGGGCCACCTCGCTGGTGGACGGCGCGCCGCTCGCGGGCGCCGCGCTGGAGCTCGCCCCCTACCGCCTGGCGGGGACGGCCGACGCGCGCGGGATCGCCACCCTGGCGCTCCCCCGGCGCGGCCCGCAGGACCCGCCCGCGTACCTGGTGGCCCGCCTGGGCGCCGACGCGGCCATCCTCCCCGAGGAGAGCCAGGCGGGGCCCGCCCGCTGGGCGCGGGGCACGGCCCAGACGCAGGCCGTCTGGTACCTCTTCACCGACCGCAACCTGTACCGCCCCGGCGAGCGGGTGCGCTTCAAGGGGTGGGTGCGCCGGCTGGAGGGGTGGACGGCCGCCCCCGGCCTCCCCGGTGACCTGGGCGAGCGGGTCGCCTACACGGTCAGCGACCCGCGGGGGAACGAGATCGCCCGCGGCACCGCGCGCCTCACCGCGCTGGGCGGCTTCGACGCCGAGTTCGTCGTCCCCGAGGGATCGAACCTGGGGCAGGGGATCATCCGCGTGACGCTGGAGACGGACCGGGAGGTGCCGGGGCGCGAGGGGGGCACCTCGTTCCTGGTGCAGGAGTTCCGCCGCCCCGAGTACACGGTGACCGCGTCCGCCGACCCCGGCCCCTACTTCGTGGGCACCGCCGCCGAGGTCACCGCGCGCGCGGCCTACTTCGCGGGCGGCCCGCTCCCGGGCGCCCCCGTGCGCTGGGACGTGCAGGCCGTCCCCGCCGGCTACACCCCGCCGGGGTGGGACCGCTGGCGCTTCGGCACCGAGGGCCGCGGCCCCTTCTTCTGGGAGGAGAGCGGAGACCGCGCCCGGAGCGGCACGCTCACCGCCGAGACGGGCGCCACGGGCGAGAGCGCGCTCCGCATCGACTTCGACCGCGCCGTGCCGCCGCGCGCCTTCGCCGTCACCGCCAACGCCACCGTCACCGACGTCAACCGCCAGACCTGGACGGCCGAGGAGCGCCTGCTGGTGCACCCGGCCGAGGTCTACGTGGGCGTGCGCACCGAGCGCACCTGGCTGGAGCGCACCGACCCGCTGGAGCTGGACCTGGTGGTGGTCGACCTCGACGGGAAGCCGGTCGCCGGCCGCCCGGTGGAGGTGCGCGTCCGCCGCACCGCCTGGCGGCGGGTGGCCGGCTCCTGGCGGCAGGAAGAGTCCGAGGCCGGGGCGTGCTCGCTCGTCTCGCAGGCGCAGCCGGTGCGCTGCACGATCCCCCCGGGCGGCGAGGGCGGCACCTACCGGGTGACGGCGACCACCACCGACGCGCGCGGGCGGCCCACGCTCACGCGCTTGAGCGTGTGGGTGCGCGGGAGCGACCCGCTCATCGCCGCGCGCCCGGGCGACGAGGTGGCGCCGGGCCAGGTGGAGGTGATCCCCGACCGCGAGGAGTACGCCCCGGGCGACACCGCGCGCCTCCTGCTCCGGCTTCCCTTCCACCCCACCCGCGGGGTGATGACGGTGCGCCGCGGCGAGATCGTGCGCGTGGAGGAGGTCCCCACCGACGGCCCCACCGCCTCGGTGCGGCTGCCGGTCGGGGAGGAAGACGTCCCCAACCTCTCGCTCTTCTTCGAGTTCGTGGGCGCGGGCGACGGGCGGCAGGACCCGGCGCGGGCGCGGGGGGTGGACTTCGCCGTGGGCCAGGCCGACCTCGCCGTCTCCCGCCGCACCCGCGCGCTCACCGTGGCCCCCGTGCCGGCCGACTCGGTGGCCGAGCCCGACGGCCCCGGCGAGGTGACGGTGGAGGTGAAGGACGCCGCGGGGCGCCCGGTGGCCGGGGCCGAGGTGGCCGTGGCGGTGGTGGACGAGGCGGTGCTGGCGCTCACCGGCTACCGCCTCCCCGACCCGCTGGACGTCTTCTACCGCCCCCGCCCGGCGTTGACCACCGAGACGTTCCTGCGCCGCCTGGTGCGGGTGGAGGCGCCCGACTTCGAGCCCGCCCCGGGGACGCTGGTGGGGCGGGTGCGGGACGCGCGCGAGGGCCGGCCGCTCGCCGGGGTGGCGGTGCGGGTGGAGGGGACCGCCCTGGCCGCCGTCACCGACGTCCACGGCCGCTACCGCATCGAGAACGTGCCGCCGGGCTCGTACCGGGTGACGTTCCAGCGGATCGGGGCCGAGCCGGCCGTGCGGCAGGTGACGGTGGTGCGGGACGCCGCGCCGCCGCGGCTGGACGCCGTGCTGGCGGGAGGGGCGCTCGCGCTGGAGGGGCTGGTCGCCACCGGCGCCGGGGTGGACGTGCAGCGGCGGCAGGCCGCCGACCAGTACGCGGTGGCGGAGATGGCGGCGCCCACGGCTCCGCCGCCTCCACCGCCGATGGCGGCCCGGGTCCGCGCCGGGGGGGAGGCCGCCCCGCAGCCGATCGCCATCCGCACCAACTTCGATCCGCTGGCGGTGTTCGCGCCCGCGCTCACCACGGGGCCCGACGGGCGGGTGCGGCTGCCGTTCAAGCTCCCCTCCAACCTCACCCGCTACCGCGTGGTGGCCGTGGCCGTGGAGGGAGGGCGGCGCTACGGGGTGGGCGAGTCGTCGCTCACGGTGCGGCAGCCGCTGATGGTGCGCCCCTCGGCGCCGCGCTTCCTGAACTTCGGCGACCGCTTCGAGCTGCCGGTGGTGGTGCAGAACCAGACCGGGGAGGCGCTGGAGGTGGACGTGGCCGCGCGCGCCGTGGGCGTCGCGCTCGCGGAGCCGGGGCGGCGCATCACCGTCCCCGCGCACGACCGGGTGGAGGTGCGGCTCCCGGGCGAGGCGGTGCGCGCCGGCCCCGCCCGCTTCCAGGTGGCCGCCGCGAGCGGCGGGCGCGCCGATGCGGCGGAGGTGGTGCTCCCGGTGTGGACCCCCGCCACCGCCGAGGCGTTCGCCGCCTACGGCTCCCTGGCGGGCGACAGCGTGGAGACGCTCCCGCTCGACGTCCCCGCGGACGCCATCCCGGCGTTCGGCGGCGTGGAGGTGACCACCTCGTCCACCGCGCTGCAGGAGCTCACCGACGCGCTGCTGTACCTGGTGCGCTACCCGTACGAGTGCACCGAGCAGATCGCCTCGCGGGTGCTGGCGGTGGCCTCGCTGCGCGACGTGCTGGCCGCCTTCCGCGCCGAGGAGATGCCGGCGCCCGCGGAGCTGGCGGCGTTCGTGGAGGCCGACGTGCGCCGGCTGGCCGCGCTGCAGAACAGCGACGGGGGATGGGGCTTCTGGAAGCAGGGCGAGCCGTCGTGGCCGTACGTGAGCATCCACACGGCCCACGCTTTGACCCGCGCCCGCGAGAAGGGGTGGGCGGTGCCCGACGAGACGTGGCGGCGCGCGCTCGGCTACCTGCGCGGCGTCCCCGGCAACGTGCCCGGCTGGTATCCCGAAGACGTGAAGCGCGCGCTGCACGCCTACGCCATCTACGTGCGCGCCCGCATGGGCGAGCGGGTGGACGACGACGTGCGGCGCTACCTGGCGCAGCCGCCGCTGGACCGCCTGCCGGCGGGGGCGCGCGAGTGGCGGGCGTCGCTCCCGCTGGAGGTGGCGGGGTGGCTCCTCTCCGCCTCGGCCGGCAAGCCGGGCCTCGCCGCGGAGCGCGACTCGCTCCTGCGCTACCTGAGCTCGCGGGCCACGGAGACGGCGT encodes the following:
- a CDS encoding alpha-2-macroglobulin family protein; its protein translation is MTSTRRTTFALALLAMAALLPDPAAAQRQPQPRTVRVPPLYPGYRGGPVRADTGGDSTGLRFRLSPGAGARPYAAATAEGRRLTDDEARRLFERLPPLVDQASPADSFAFPAATFPAPRTGRTVLAAFPPRDSLAAGRPATTGTAALSVVRRAPEGEVETGAEVTVSFSQPMVPLASVGELAGREVPVRLAPQPPGRWRWIDVRTLKFEPAGRLPMATEFAVEVPAGTRSAAGRALAEPVRWTFATPAPIATGGFPYGGPAGLEPVLIVAFDQRVDPAAVLRTVRLCAAGAEVPVRLATQAEIDADAEAKARVAGLDPARWIAFRPARPLPPDAPVVVSIGPGTPSAEGARRTDAEQAFEFRTYGRLRVERSVCSWGGPCRPGMPWSIQFNNPLDEGAWRDEWVRVEPALPGLEIQVYGNNLMIRGRARPNTRYTVRLDPAVRDRFGQTLGAARTVSFDVGAPEAQLVGPDRLVVLDPLGSRSVSFLSHDFRRLRVRVHRVAPEDWPAFARLEGRREDGRPAALPGTSVVDRTITIDAGPAETRETFVDVSPALTGGLGHAVVAVEAVEGGTQQERRQASYVWVQSTRIGLSAYADPEELLGWATSLVDGAPLAGAALELAPYRLAGTADARGIATLALPRRGPQDPPAYLVARLGADAAILPEESQAGPARWARGTAQTQAVWYLFTDRNLYRPGERVRFKGWVRRLEGWTAAPGLPGDLGERVAYTVSDPRGNEIARGTARLTALGGFDAEFVVPEGSNLGQGIIRVTLETDREVPGREGGTSFLVQEFRRPEYTVTASADPGPYFVGTAAEVTARAAYFAGGPLPGAPVRWDVQAVPAGYTPPGWDRWRFGTEGRGPFFWEESGDRARSGTLTAETGATGESALRIDFDRAVPPRAFAVTANATVTDVNRQTWTAEERLLVHPAEVYVGVRTERTWLERTDPLELDLVVVDLDGKPVAGRPVEVRVRRTAWRRVAGSWRQEESEAGACSLVSQAQPVRCTIPPGGEGGTYRVTATTTDARGRPTLTRLSVWVRGSDPLIAARPGDEVAPGQVEVIPDREEYAPGDTARLLLRLPFHPTRGVMTVRRGEIVRVEEVPTDGPTASVRLPVGEEDVPNLSLFFEFVGAGDGRQDPARARGVDFAVGQADLAVSRRTRALTVAPVPADSVAEPDGPGEVTVEVKDAAGRPVAGAEVAVAVVDEAVLALTGYRLPDPLDVFYRPRPALTTETFLRRLVRVEAPDFEPAPGTLVGRVRDAREGRPLAGVAVRVEGTALAAVTDVHGRYRIENVPPGSYRVTFQRIGAEPAVRQVTVVRDAAPPRLDAVLAGGALALEGLVATGAGVDVQRRQAADQYAVAEMAAPTAPPPPPPMAARVRAGGEAAPQPIAIRTNFDPLAVFAPALTTGPDGRVRLPFKLPSNLTRYRVVAVAVEGGRRYGVGESSLTVRQPLMVRPSAPRFLNFGDRFELPVVVQNQTGEALEVDVAARAVGVALAEPGRRITVPAHDRVEVRLPGEAVRAGPARFQVAAASGGRADAAEVVLPVWTPATAEAFAAYGSLAGDSVETLPLDVPADAIPAFGGVEVTTSSTALQELTDALLYLVRYPYECTEQIASRVLAVASLRDVLAAFRAEEMPAPAELAAFVEADVRRLAALQNSDGGWGFWKQGEPSWPYVSIHTAHALTRAREKGWAVPDETWRRALGYLRGVPGNVPGWYPEDVKRALHAYAIYVRARMGERVDDDVRRYLAQPPLDRLPAGAREWRASLPLEVAGWLLSASAGKPGLAAERDSLLRYLSSRATETASTATFATRYSEGEYLLLHSERRTDGVVLEALVAADRDNPLVPKVVRGLLGHRKRGRWNDTQENAWVLLALDRYFRTYEAETPAFVARVWLGERYAGGHEFRGRSTDRSLVSVPMRVVQEGRPESLTVGKEGPGRLYYRAGLRYAPRDLDVAPLEAGFVVERTYEAVDDPADVQLGPDGRWRVRAGARVRVTVTMTAPSRRVHVALADPLPAGFEPVNPDLQGAQPGSETTQGVRRGRAPEVRWWRPGWFEHQNLRDNRAEAFTSLLPAGVYTYSYVARATTPGLFIVPPPHAEEMYSPETFGRGKTERVIVETRPAPGR
- a CDS encoding thiol-disulfide oxidoreductase DCC family protein produces the protein MPEPAGPPADDAGPIVLYDGVCGLCNRSVQLILRNDRRGRFRFAALQSDAGKAMLREHGMPEDALDTVVLVEGGRAYRKSRAACRIARRMDAPWPVLWPLLVVPRPVADFFYDLVARHRYRIFGKTEACMLPPPEVRARFLG